In Ensifer canadensis, a genomic segment contains:
- a CDS encoding DUF1697 domain-containing protein, translating to MNSYVALLYSIVLSEGRRVVMGDLKAMAERLGHRSPRTLAATGNLLFETDRVAVGELEAALETAFAETFGRQVDIIVRPGSDWLRLAAANPFRVEGEEDGTRVHVRVMREPLSGAVPSDFERYCTAGERLAVVDGDLWVHFTGQASESKLLGALTKKRLGIGTFRNWNTVKGLAAMLRASCMFP from the coding sequence GTGAACAGCTACGTCGCGCTGCTCTATAGTATCGTGCTCAGCGAAGGGCGGCGCGTTGTGATGGGTGATCTGAAAGCCATGGCCGAGCGGCTCGGTCACCGGTCACCGCGCACACTCGCCGCCACGGGCAACCTGTTGTTCGAAACGGACAGGGTTGCCGTCGGAGAGCTGGAGGCGGCGCTCGAGACGGCATTCGCCGAGACGTTCGGCCGGCAGGTCGACATCATCGTTCGTCCTGGTTCCGATTGGCTGAGGCTTGCCGCAGCCAATCCGTTTCGCGTTGAAGGCGAGGAGGACGGCACCCGCGTCCATGTTCGCGTGATGCGCGAGCCGCTTTCCGGCGCCGTGCCTTCGGATTTCGAACGCTATTGCACTGCCGGCGAGCGTCTGGCGGTCGTCGATGGCGACCTTTGGGTTCATTTCACCGGCCAGGCAAGCGAATCGAAACTGCTCGGCGCCTTGACCAAAAAACGTCTCGGCATCGGCACGTTCCGCAACTGGAACACGGTTAAGGGCCTCGCCGCGATGCTTCGTGCATCCTGCATGTTTCCTTAA